From the genome of Leptotrichia sp. HSP-342:
ATATTCCATTCCTATTACCTTTTCCATTGAATCTATTCTTTTCCTGCTAAAGTACAGTTCGTACGCCTTTTCTCTGTTTTTCCGTAGTTTGTAAAGGAAATGTAGTATAACGCTTTTACCTTTATTTTGCTTCTTGAAAACGTTTTTGGTATGCTTGAGCATTCTTGGGATAGAAGAGATTCCATTCTTGAGTCTATGTAGTACTCTTTAGTATAGATTTTTTCTTATCTTCATCTCATCTTTTCCTCTCTAGATTATATTCTCCTTTTCCCTGAAATCTCATAAAAGTTTTCAAGCACTGCAAAATCATTTTTTTCAAGCTATTTGTAAAGATTTTTTGATATTTCCTTGTCTCTTTTAGAAATCACATCTATGGATTTTACCAGATGAAACTTGTCATAAATATATATCGTCTTGTAAATCCTAAGTTCCCAAATAAAGTTGTCTATCCGTATCTCCCGTCAGAGTTCACAATCAGTTTCTTCTTGTTCATATCGTATTTCTTCTCAAGATAGTCAAACACATACTCCGATACTTCTTCAAACGGAACAGAAAGTAGGAAACATTATTACATGCATGTCAGCAAGCTTGTTCCTGCCCCTGTAGACTTCCTTAATCCCACGATGTATTGCAATCATCCTCATATATGTGTTTTTACTTCCTCTGCACTTCATCTGATCTTCATCAATCTCCATATATATTGGTGAACTGTCATTCTTTTTAAACCTTTCGATATCAAACTTTGGCATTTCAAAAGAATTGACAAGGTTATACATGGTAGTCCTTGAAACACTGTAAGTTTTTGCAATAAATGAGGCTACAGTATGCTGGTATTCAAAAAGTATAGTAAAAATTAGCTCTTGGGAAAGCCGTCTGTACTGTTAAGCCCAATTTTTCATCAATATAGTAATGAATATCTATATTGATGAAACAGGCTTTAACGAATATTACTACCGTGAATACGGCTGGAGTAAAAGGGGAATATCTGTTGAAGGGAAGAAAAGAGGATTAAGATATTCAAGAATAAATCTGGTTGCTGGAAAAATAGGGAATGCACTGATAGGAAGTATGATATACAAGGAAACAATGGAAAGTGAATTTTTTGAAGAATGGTTCAGGGAAATACTTCTAAGAGATATTGAAAAATTAGGGAAGAAAGTTCTAATAGTGATGGATAATGCCAGATTTCATAGAAGGAATATATTAGAAAAGATAATAAAGGGGACGGGGCATTGTCTATTATTTCTTCCGCCATATTCGCCGGATTTAACTCCAATAGAAAAATTATGGGCTAATATGAAGAAAAAATTAAAAGGCATAGCCCATAATTTTAATACACTGGAAGAAGCAGTTACTTCTGTTTTATTTAATAAATTAGTTCAGTTTTAAATAGGTTTTACTATAAATTCATACTTTTCTTTTGTTGGAATGGAAAAAGCT
Proteins encoded in this window:
- a CDS encoding transposase; the protein is MNIYIDETGFNEYYYREYGWSKRGISVEGKKRGLRYSRINLVAGKIGNALIGSMIYKETMESEFFEEWFREILLRDIEKLGKKVLIVMDNARFHRRNILEKIIKGTGHCLLFLPPYSPDLTPIEKLWANMKKKLKGIAHNFNTLEEAVTSVLFNKLVQF